A genomic region of Methanobacterium sp. SMA-27 contains the following coding sequences:
- a CDS encoding hemerythrin domain-containing protein produces the protein MSNENQPNIGEDYIRFHKVMTRGLAVSLQNINEFLQIGALEKLNREGFIKYVQSFSSVLHGHHQAEDEKIFPYFKDKLPEVPYERLISEHEVFNDGLQEINTGIDHLTSENDELDSLKLLKSGFDKIDQIWHPHIQIENKQLYERIRSLNIDLEEMIRLQKEDKKFFQEHTGPAYLVMPFVLYNLSPEDRAILTQGSPEIVAKQLLSIDWKDKWTPMQPFLLK, from the coding sequence ATGTCTAATGAGAATCAGCCCAACATAGGAGAGGACTATATCCGTTTTCACAAAGTTATGACTCGTGGTCTTGCAGTGTCCCTTCAGAATATTAATGAGTTTTTGCAGATAGGAGCATTAGAAAAATTAAATCGTGAAGGTTTCATTAAATATGTTCAGAGCTTTTCATCAGTCTTACATGGACATCATCAGGCTGAAGATGAGAAGATATTTCCTTACTTCAAAGACAAATTACCTGAAGTACCATATGAACGATTAATATCAGAACACGAAGTATTTAATGACGGATTACAGGAAATAAACACTGGAATTGATCATTTAACGTCAGAAAACGACGAATTGGACTCACTAAAACTATTAAAATCAGGTTTCGATAAGATAGATCAGATATGGCATCCCCATATACAGATTGAGAATAAACAATTATATGAAAGAATACGAAGTTTGAACATAGATTTGGAAGAGATGATCAGATTACAAAAAGAGGATAAAAAGTTCTTTCAAGAACACACTGGCCCCGCATACTTGGTGATGCCATTTGTATTATATAACTTATCTCCCGAAGATCGAGCAATATTAACTCAAGGATCTCCAGAGATTGTAGCAAAACAACTCTTATCCATTGATTGGAAAGATAAATGGACACCAATGCAACCATTTTTACTTAAATAA
- a CDS encoding DUF5518 domain-containing protein, whose protein sequence is MVSVGAIVEGFILAIIITVVLSILGVGSVIGLPVAIFGFLLAGIIVGYISYGDIIDGVINGALMGVAGAIILWILSLFKGQIAAFSSQLSTFVPLNSAPELILVIVAGAIGGLIGSLILLLNRRNRRNYGGRRDGDRRDDDRRDDRDRRDDRRDDRDRRDDRDRRDDRDRRD, encoded by the coding sequence ATGGTAAGTGTTGGGGCGATAGTTGAAGGTTTTATTTTGGCAATTATAATTACTGTTGTTTTATCTATTTTGGGTGTTGGATCAGTTATTGGATTGCCAGTTGCAATATTTGGTTTTCTACTCGCAGGTATAATTGTTGGATACATATCATATGGTGATATTATTGATGGTGTGATTAATGGAGCACTTATGGGAGTTGCAGGTGCAATAATCTTATGGATACTAAGCTTATTCAAAGGTCAGATAGCTGCATTCTCTTCACAATTATCAACCTTTGTCCCATTAAACTCAGCACCAGAATTAATTCTTGTAATAGTCGCAGGCGCAATAGGCGGTTTAATCGGCTCTCTAATATTATTATTAAACCGCAGAAACCGCAGAAACTATGGCGGCCGAAGGGACGGAGATCGAAGAGATGATGATCGAAGGGATGACAGAGATCGAAGAGATGATAGAAGGGATGACAGAGATCGTAGAGATGATAGGGATAGAAGGGATGATAGGGATAGAAGAGACTAA
- a CDS encoding isoprenylcysteine carboxylmethyltransferase family protein, translating to MKLFLKALFTVIFAITVTVVVSLLIVIISNNHLLAFNSVLSGVMLTLGALLIILGLGLIIYTNKSFLKIGKGTLVPLDLPKNLIIAGVYRYVRNPMIIGALTLIFGEALIFASIGLFVLFLMIFTVNHIYFVYSEEPGLTKRFGKVTLSIKIMFQDGYLA from the coding sequence ATGAAGTTATTTCTAAAAGCATTATTTACTGTGATTTTCGCAATTACTGTTACAGTAGTAGTGTCATTACTTATTGTAATTATTTCTAATAATCATTTATTGGCTTTTAATTCAGTTTTATCCGGAGTTATGTTAACTTTAGGGGCTTTATTGATAATTTTAGGATTAGGATTAATAATTTATACCAATAAATCATTTTTGAAAATAGGCAAAGGCACATTGGTACCTTTGGACCTCCCAAAGAACCTTATAATTGCTGGTGTGTATAGATATGTTAGAAATCCAATGATTATCGGTGCTTTAACACTCATTTTTGGTGAAGCTTTGATATTTGCTTCTATTGGGTTATTCGTATTGTTTCTCATGATTTTTACTGTGAATCATATCTATTTTGTTTATTCAGAAGAACCAGGCTTAACAAAAAGGTTTGGCAAAGTTACATTGAGTATAAAAATAATGTTCCAAGATGGATACCTCGCTTAA
- a CDS encoding B12-binding domain-containing radical SAM protein has protein sequence MNKKIDILLINPYDENALKNSLGFITPPTNLMYLASSLEKESYSVKIVDDDLLQMGYEKVSELAEKLNPQIVGVTATTSTIKSALKYVELVKNILPNSLTVIGGPHTTFMPYETLKNSENLDVVVIGEGEETMVDLANHSTETIQDLDDIKGIVYRDLKNGNFKTTQKRPLIKDLDALPFPARHLVPFDSYGASKEQTGGIITSRGCVYNCNYCSSSLIMGKKFRSRSPDNVVDEIEELINQYQIRDIRFMDDTFMLNKRRANDIANEIKARDLDLSFVASSRVDSVDQNLLQNLKSAGLKTIYYGVESGSQRILDLMKKGITLKQAEDAVKSAKNVDLEVLTSFILGYPGETEEDMNKTIDFSTKLDSDYSQYSILTPFPGTPIYNELKEKDLIDNDDWDEYTVLKPVLKYDEMGLNKKMVERKLAMAYLKFYARPRYLMNHRHMFKVMFKTVMRSFILPKLMGGTGKGWYQNLNNNTSSK, from the coding sequence ATGAATAAAAAAATTGATATACTGCTTATAAATCCTTACGATGAAAATGCATTAAAAAATTCACTTGGTTTCATAACCCCACCCACAAATCTTATGTACCTGGCATCATCACTTGAGAAAGAATCTTACTCAGTCAAAATTGTAGATGATGATCTTCTCCAGATGGGCTACGAAAAGGTTTCTGAACTGGCAGAAAAGCTCAATCCACAAATAGTAGGTGTTACAGCAACCACATCTACTATAAAAAGCGCCTTGAAATACGTGGAACTAGTCAAAAACATTCTACCCAATTCATTAACTGTAATAGGTGGACCCCACACTACTTTCATGCCATATGAAACCTTAAAAAATTCAGAAAACCTAGATGTAGTAGTTATAGGTGAGGGAGAAGAAACAATGGTAGATTTAGCCAACCATTCCACCGAAACTATCCAAGATCTTGACGACATTAAGGGAATTGTTTACAGGGATTTAAAGAATGGAAATTTTAAAACTACACAAAAACGGCCTTTGATAAAGGATCTTGACGCATTACCGTTCCCTGCAAGACATCTTGTACCCTTTGATTCATATGGTGCTTCTAAAGAACAGACTGGTGGAATAATAACCAGCAGAGGTTGTGTGTACAACTGTAACTACTGCTCATCATCATTAATCATGGGTAAAAAGTTCCGCTCACGCAGTCCAGACAATGTAGTGGACGAAATTGAAGAATTAATAAACCAATACCAAATAAGAGATATAAGATTCATGGACGACACATTCATGCTCAACAAAAGAAGAGCTAACGATATAGCAAATGAAATCAAAGCCAGAGATCTAGATTTAAGCTTCGTTGCATCATCCCGAGTTGACAGTGTAGACCAAAATTTACTTCAAAATCTCAAAAGTGCAGGATTAAAAACAATCTACTACGGTGTAGAATCAGGGTCACAACGTATACTGGACCTTATGAAAAAGGGTATAACATTAAAACAAGCTGAAGATGCAGTTAAAAGTGCTAAAAATGTGGATCTAGAAGTTTTAACCTCTTTCATTCTAGGATATCCTGGAGAAACCGAAGAAGATATGAATAAGACCATAGATTTCTCAACAAAACTTGACTCAGACTACTCACAATATTCTATACTTACACCATTCCCTGGAACACCTATCTACAATGAACTTAAGGAAAAAGATTTAATAGACAATGATGACTGGGATGAATACACTGTACTTAAACCAGTTTTGAAGTATGATGAAATGGGTTTAAATAAGAAGATGGTGGAAAGAAAACTGGCCATGGCATATTTAAAATTTTATGCAAGACCACGATATCTCATGAACCATCGTCACATGTTCAAGGTTATGTTCAAAACAGTTATGCGAAGTTTTATACTCCCAAAACTCATGGGAGGCACCGGTAAAGGTTGGTATCAAAACTTAAACAACAACACATCATCAAAATAG
- a CDS encoding TetR/AcrR family transcriptional regulator, protein MSFFTRINATKFILIVSDWFCENKKKKILESALKLFNEKGIDNTSTSLISKEAGIATGTLYLHFETKVDLIIELGTSIQEESLESFPDLIESSVGYESLEKFWLERVEWGVNNPDKYKFMKQFKSSPYNIKNPKLKIPDHEKKLLNLIEDGIKNKILKDLPPKYISKFFSAHVTFTVEYIIPTKTKERKIFFETFFDGIKYTN, encoded by the coding sequence ATGAGCTTCTTTACAAGAATTAATGCAACAAAATTTATTTTAATAGTTTCAGATTGGTTTTGTGAAAATAAAAAAAAGAAAATTCTTGAATCAGCTTTGAAGCTATTTAACGAAAAAGGTATAGATAATACCTCAACTTCTCTAATTTCTAAAGAAGCAGGCATTGCAACAGGGACTCTCTATTTACATTTTGAAACTAAGGTAGATTTGATCATTGAATTAGGCACCTCTATACAAGAAGAAAGTTTAGAAAGCTTTCCGGATCTAATAGAATCTTCAGTGGGTTATGAATCTTTAGAAAAGTTCTGGCTCGAAAGAGTAGAGTGGGGAGTGAATAATCCTGATAAATATAAATTCATGAAACAATTCAAATCATCACCATATAATATTAAAAATCCCAAACTTAAAATCCCTGATCATGAAAAAAAATTGTTAAATTTAATAGAAGATGGAATTAAAAATAAAATATTGAAAGATTTACCTCCTAAATACATTTCTAAGTTTTTTTCAGCTCATGTCACATTTACAGTTGAATACATTATTCCGACAAAAACCAAAGAAAGAAAAATATTTTTTGAGACATTTTTTGATGGAATAAAATATACAAATTAA
- a CDS encoding DUF4013 domain-containing protein, producing the protein MNIIGNISDSLQFPIKNWVKMIILGIILIIPIVNFIGLGYYLRIIKSTLAGLDELPYFVGVGELFIDGIKLLMVGIIYAIVPLIFYALSFAFPGSVFLIMAVISVIIISIFAYMGIANMAYYNSEISAALRYLEILDRITAIGWGKYMLWWIILMIIITVAGSIIGILGGILLFFVWGFLVFLLGYSYLTIFQARSIALILHQEKIQDI; encoded by the coding sequence ATGAATATAATTGGAAACATAAGTGATTCTCTGCAATTTCCCATTAAAAATTGGGTGAAGATGATCATACTAGGAATAATTTTGATAATTCCAATCGTGAATTTTATTGGCCTGGGATATTATTTAAGAATTATAAAATCAACTTTGGCTGGTTTAGATGAACTTCCATATTTTGTAGGTGTAGGAGAACTATTTATTGACGGTATAAAACTTTTAATGGTCGGTATAATTTACGCAATTGTGCCTTTAATCTTCTATGCACTTTCATTTGCCTTTCCAGGCTCGGTATTTCTCATAATGGCTGTTATTTCTGTCATAATAATCAGCATATTTGCATATATGGGCATAGCTAACATGGCTTACTATAACAGTGAAATAAGTGCAGCATTGAGATATCTTGAAATACTGGATAGAATTACAGCAATTGGATGGGGAAAATACATGCTTTGGTGGATTATACTGATGATAATTATAACAGTTGCAGGATCTATCATTGGTATATTAGGCGGAATTCTTTTATTCTTTGTCTGGGGTTTCCTTGTCTTTTTATTGGGATATAGCTACTTAACAATATTCCAAGCAAGATCCATTGCATTGATATTGCATCAAGAGAAAATACAGGATATATGA
- a CDS encoding PAS domain S-box protein — MADIKILLIEDDKIEALDIKHILESLDYEVSIIKSHEEVIDEFFNIIPNLILLDTVQNGDNTANKLASTIKKLNIPIIYLNAPFEESKTQNIKNKKPHGYVNNPHDPIELKCAIELTIYKNQVENELKESEGRFRSLVENVEDVFVRYDLNLRYQYVSPNIEEFTGIKSEDFIGKTHLEAGFPQDKAKFFDKNLLNAIHTKKSFDVNFSIPGPNGLIYAEARVYPEFNHNGNVESIVTVTRDITEHKKVGDGIRSSEFKYRKLYESMMDAFASVDIEGNIIEFNEIFRQMLGYDSDKLLKMTYKDITPTKWHDYEAEILKNQVFIRGFSDIYEKEYRRKDGTIFPVELRTYLIQDEKGQLTGQWAIIRDISKRKKAEELLLDSENKFREVFENANDMITLNEFNENILPGKFIEVNQVGIERLGYSRDEFLNMTPKDIVAPDNHSEMIINATKFQKYGDAQFEITHLTKEGKRIDVEVNNHLFKMKGKTVALAISRDISERKKVEENLIQSEKRYRTLYSSMNEGVAIHRVIYDKYDTPVDYEIVDVNKSYEEILRIKREDVLGKKASEVYGVGKAPYLEIYFEMAKTGKSNHFETYFEPMDKHFSISVFSPGKGTFVTIFEDISGRKKIEDALRESEEIYRTLFESEPNYTILISLDGIILDINTAALNIIGISKDEIVGKNFEQVTIFPKEEMEINREMFSKLLKQESISEHYESKIFDKNGNIRRLETVLTTIFKGDKPSHFLVISIDITERKLSEDKIKFSLKEKDILLKEIHHRVKNNMQIISSLLNLQTNYIDDEIALDVLRESQNRVKTMGMIHEKLYQSNDFINIKFDDYILRLVTDLFYSYNIQEDHIKPVIEVDDVRLNIETGVPCGLIISELVSNSLKYAFPKGKTGKLKVSLKKCSKKYELKVIDNGIGFPEDLDFKNTDSLGLQLVNNLVDQIDGEITLDTIKGTKFKIIFKELVYKKRF; from the coding sequence ATGGCAGATATTAAAATTCTCCTAATAGAAGATGACAAAATTGAGGCATTGGATATTAAACATATACTGGAATCATTAGATTACGAAGTTTCTATCATTAAATCACATGAAGAAGTAATAGATGAATTCTTCAACATTATACCCAATCTTATTTTGTTGGACACTGTCCAGAATGGAGATAATACTGCAAATAAACTTGCTTCTACGATTAAAAAATTGAATATACCCATTATTTATTTAAATGCTCCTTTTGAAGAATCTAAAACACAAAATATAAAAAATAAAAAACCTCATGGATATGTAAATAACCCGCACGATCCAATTGAACTAAAATGTGCTATTGAACTAACAATTTACAAAAATCAAGTGGAAAACGAATTAAAAGAGAGTGAGGGTAGGTTCAGGAGTCTAGTTGAAAATGTGGAAGATGTTTTTGTTCGTTATGACTTGAATCTCCGCTATCAATATGTGAGCCCCAATATTGAAGAATTTACAGGTATCAAATCAGAAGATTTTATTGGAAAAACACATTTAGAAGCAGGATTTCCACAGGATAAGGCAAAATTTTTTGATAAAAATCTTCTCAATGCCATACATACCAAAAAATCCTTTGATGTCAACTTTTCTATTCCCGGACCTAATGGGCTGATTTATGCTGAAGCTCGCGTATATCCAGAATTTAATCATAATGGTAATGTTGAATCTATTGTAACTGTAACTAGGGATATAACCGAGCATAAAAAAGTTGGAGATGGAATTAGATCTTCAGAATTTAAATATCGTAAGTTGTACGAAAGCATGATGGATGCATTTGCAAGTGTAGATATTGAAGGGAATATTATAGAATTCAACGAAATTTTTAGGCAAATGCTAGGATATGATTCAGATAAACTGCTTAAAATGACCTATAAAGATATAACACCAACAAAATGGCATGATTATGAGGCAGAAATTCTGAAGAATCAAGTATTCATTAGAGGGTTCTCAGATATTTATGAAAAGGAATATCGTAGAAAAGACGGTACCATCTTCCCAGTTGAATTAAGAACATATCTAATTCAAGATGAAAAAGGACAACTAACTGGTCAATGGGCAATAATAAGAGATATTAGTAAGCGTAAAAAAGCAGAAGAACTATTATTGGACAGTGAAAATAAATTCAGAGAAGTATTTGAAAATGCCAACGACATGATTACATTAAATGAATTCAATGAAAATATTTTACCTGGAAAGTTTATTGAAGTGAATCAAGTTGGAATTGAAAGATTGGGATACAGTAGGGATGAATTTTTAAATATGACCCCTAAAGACATTGTTGCTCCTGATAATCATTCAGAAATGATTATTAATGCTACAAAATTTCAAAAATATGGTGATGCTCAATTTGAAATTACCCATTTAACTAAGGAAGGAAAAAGAATAGATGTGGAAGTCAACAACCATCTATTCAAAATGAAAGGTAAAACAGTTGCACTGGCAATTTCCAGAGACATCAGCGAAAGGAAAAAAGTTGAAGAAAACCTTATACAAAGTGAGAAACGATACAGAACACTTTACTCTTCAATGAATGAAGGAGTAGCAATTCACAGAGTTATTTATGATAAGTATGATACACCTGTTGACTATGAAATAGTTGATGTTAATAAGTCATATGAAGAAATTCTAAGAATTAAAAGAGAAGATGTTTTGGGAAAAAAAGCATCTGAAGTGTATGGTGTGGGAAAAGCTCCTTATCTAGAAATTTACTTTGAAATGGCGAAAACTGGTAAATCAAACCATTTTGAAACCTACTTTGAACCTATGGATAAACATTTTAGCATATCAGTATTTTCACCAGGAAAAGGAACCTTTGTCACAATATTTGAGGATATAAGTGGTCGTAAAAAAATAGAAGATGCATTGCGTGAGAGTGAAGAGATATACAGGACTCTGTTTGAATCAGAACCTAATTATACTATTCTCATAAGTTTAGATGGTATTATTTTAGATATTAATACAGCAGCTCTCAATATTATTGGCATATCAAAGGATGAAATTGTAGGGAAAAACTTTGAACAAGTAACTATTTTTCCTAAAGAAGAGATGGAAATTAATCGTGAAATGTTTTCAAAATTACTAAAACAAGAATCTATATCTGAGCATTATGAATCTAAAATATTTGATAAAAATGGTAATATCCGTAGACTCGAGACAGTATTAACTACTATTTTTAAAGGTGATAAACCATCTCATTTCTTAGTTATTTCCATTGATATCACTGAGCGCAAACTATCCGAAGATAAGATCAAATTTTCACTCAAAGAAAAGGATATACTACTTAAAGAAATTCATCACCGTGTAAAAAATAACATGCAGATAATTTCAAGTTTGCTTAACTTACAAACTAATTATATAGACGATGAAATTGCTTTGGATGTTTTAAGGGAGAGCCAAAACCGGGTTAAAACCATGGGAATGATACATGAAAAACTGTACCAATCCAATGATTTTATTAATATTAAGTTTGATGATTACATCTTAAGATTGGTTACAGATTTATTTTATTCATATAACATACAAGAAGATCATATTAAACCAGTAATAGAAGTGGACGATGTTAGACTAAATATTGAAACTGGAGTACCATGCGGCCTTATAATAAGTGAATTAGTATCTAACAGCCTAAAATATGCATTTCCAAAAGGAAAAACTGGCAAATTAAAGGTATCACTTAAAAAATGTTCCAAGAAATACGAGTTAAAAGTCATTGACAATGGAATAGGATTTCCTGAAGACTTAGATTTTAAAAATACAGATTCTCTAGGTCTTCAGCTTGTTAATAATCTGGTTGACCAAATAGACGGTGAAATCACACTTGATACTATTAAAGGAACAAAATTTAAAATTATTTTTAAAGAGTTGGTGTATAAAAAAAGATTTTAG
- a CDS encoding histidine kinase dimerization/phosphoacceptor domain -containing protein, whose product MSDIKILLVEDESVEAMELKRTLEFLGYEVPYIASDSEEAVNKALEIMPGLVLMDIILKGDSDGIEAASKIKKLNIPLIYLTAHSEEPTIERVKLTEPYGYIIKPYNINELKYTIELALYKNQMEKVLKESEKNYRELVNNSMVAIYKTNLKGDILFANYAMVELFDFESIEALKTKTALQIYKNPKDRKKLIQKLQKTGRFRHQKVEMVSKCGETITILLSAHLEDNIISGMMMDITEQNKAKNELLESEDFLKNIVENIPNMIFIKSADKLNFEMVNKAGEELMGHSREELIGKTDYDFFPKKEADFFTQKDREVLQNKKLVDILEETIETKDLGQRILHTKKIPILDKEGNPQYLLGVSEDVTELKQGEIKIRKSLDEKETLLREIHHRVKNNLQIIASLLHLQESTVNDGELENILKESESRVKSMAIVYDKLYQSPNFTDINFKKYIEKLVYDILYTYGIKKGTIKAQMDIEDILLNIDTAIPLGLIINELITNSVKYAFPQKKGTITIQLKSLPEKMEITIADDGIGIPEDINLENPETLGLQLVKNLVRQIDGEIELDRNHGTEFKIKFKELEYKERI is encoded by the coding sequence ATGTCAGATATTAAAATTTTACTGGTAGAGGATGAAAGCGTTGAAGCTATGGAACTCAAACGTACATTAGAATTTTTAGGTTATGAAGTCCCATATATCGCTTCCGATTCTGAAGAAGCTGTAAATAAAGCTTTAGAAATTATGCCTGGACTTGTTTTGATGGATATAATTCTTAAAGGAGATAGTGATGGTATTGAAGCCGCTTCCAAGATTAAAAAGCTTAATATTCCCCTTATATATTTAACTGCCCATTCTGAAGAGCCTACAATTGAAAGAGTTAAACTTACAGAACCCTATGGATATATAATTAAACCTTACAATATTAATGAACTTAAATATACTATTGAACTCGCACTTTACAAAAATCAGATGGAAAAAGTTTTAAAAGAAAGTGAAAAAAACTATCGTGAGTTGGTTAATAACTCAATGGTTGCTATTTATAAGACCAATTTAAAGGGAGATATACTCTTTGCTAACTATGCTATGGTTGAACTGTTTGATTTTGAAAGTATTGAAGCATTAAAAACCAAAACAGCACTACAAATCTATAAAAATCCAAAAGACCGTAAAAAGCTCATTCAAAAACTACAAAAAACTGGCAGGTTCAGACATCAGAAAGTTGAAATGGTTTCAAAATGTGGTGAAACAATTACCATCCTTCTCAGCGCACATTTAGAAGATAACATCATATCTGGAATGATGATGGACATCACTGAACAAAACAAAGCTAAAAATGAACTTCTTGAAAGTGAAGATTTTTTGAAAAATATTGTAGAAAATATTCCAAACATGATTTTTATTAAAAGTGCTGACAAACTTAATTTTGAAATGGTTAACAAAGCCGGAGAAGAATTGATGGGACATTCCCGAGAAGAATTAATTGGCAAAACAGACTATGATTTTTTCCCAAAAAAGGAAGCGGATTTTTTCACACAAAAAGATAGAGAAGTTCTTCAAAACAAGAAATTAGTAGATATACTTGAAGAAACCATTGAAACCAAGGATTTAGGTCAAAGAATATTACACACCAAGAAAATTCCCATACTCGACAAAGAAGGAAATCCCCAATATCTCTTAGGTGTGTCTGAAGACGTCACCGAACTAAAACAAGGCGAAATAAAAATCAGAAAATCTTTAGATGAAAAAGAAACTCTTCTCCGAGAGATTCACCACAGGGTCAAAAACAATCTCCAGATAATCGCTAGTTTGCTCCATCTACAAGAATCTACCGTAAATGATGGGGAATTGGAGAATATTTTGAAAGAAAGTGAAAGTCGAGTCAAAAGCATGGCCATAGTTTACGACAAACTCTACCAATCACCCAATTTCACCGATATCAATTTCAAGAAATACATCGAAAAACTAGTATACGACATACTATACACTTACGGAATTAAAAAAGGAACCATCAAAGCACAAATGGATATTGAAGACATACTTCTTAACATTGACACAGCCATACCACTAGGACTCATAATTAACGAATTAATCACCAACAGCGTCAAATATGCCTTCCCCCAAAAAAAAGGGACCATAACCATACAACTCAAATCCTTACCCGAAAAAATGGAAATCACCATTGCAGATGATGGAATAGGAATACCAGAAGACATCAATCTAGAAAATCCAGAAACACTCGGCCTGCAACTAGTGAAAAATTTAGTTCGTCAAATTGATGGTGAAATAGAACTCGACAGAAACCACGGAACAGAATTTAAAATTAAGTTTAAAGAACTAGAATACAAAGAACGAATTTAA
- a CDS encoding DUF1622 domain-containing protein produces MRRKHFYYAEIRFISKITLGLEFFIVGDLIKTITEPKFSQITTLAVIVCIRK; encoded by the coding sequence ATAAGAAGAAAACACTTTTATTATGCAGAAATTCGGTTTATATCAAAAATTACCCTGGGACTAGAATTTTTCATAGTAGGAGACCTTATAAAAACCATCACCGAACCAAAATTCTCTCAAATCACCACACTAGCCGTAATCGTCTGTATACGAAAGTAA
- a CDS encoding DUF5518 domain-containing protein, producing MVYVRWNTVIIGVVIAIILGFVLGLISASGAFIGFLIATIYVGYMIGGDYVNGAIHGALVGIVAAIVLFILALIGFGVAAGLSDIIILAIIGAIGGVIGVLIGGRGRSRF from the coding sequence ATGGTTTATGTAAGATGGAATACTGTAATAATTGGTGTAGTAATTGCAATAATTCTTGGTTTTGTCCTTGGTTTGATATCAGCATCTGGTGCATTCATAGGATTCTTAATAGCTACTATATATGTTGGTTACATGATAGGCGGGGACTATGTAAATGGAGCTATACATGGGGCGCTTGTTGGTATCGTTGCAGCAATAGTATTATTTATACTTGCTTTAATTGGATTTGGTGTTGCAGCAGGTTTAAGTGACATAATCATTCTTGCAATTATAGGTGCAATAGGTGGAGTTATAGGAGTTTTAATAGGGGGTAGGGGTAGAAGTAGATTCTAA
- a CDS encoding STAS/SEC14 domain-containing protein: MITKMSESKGNVLGFKLIGDVTKEDYKILVLEVQTLVDKEGSISILSDMTQFKWVDIDAWGADFNFSRTYRKKINKMAIIGDKTWEKWLTNLVELFLSIETKFFDPIDIEAAWKWLKE; the protein is encoded by the coding sequence ATGATTACAAAAATGAGTGAAAGTAAAGGAAATGTATTAGGCTTCAAACTAATAGGTGACGTTACTAAAGAAGATTACAAAATATTAGTGCTTGAAGTGCAAACACTAGTAGACAAAGAAGGATCAATTTCCATACTTTCCGATATGACACAATTCAAATGGGTAGATATAGATGCATGGGGGGCTGATTTTAACTTTAGCCGTACATACCGCAAGAAGATAAATAAAATGGCCATCATTGGGGATAAAACTTGGGAAAAGTGGCTAACAAATCTTGTAGAACTTTTTTTATCCATAGAAACCAAGTTTTTCGACCCGATTGATATAGAAGCTGCATGGAAATGGTTAAAAGAATAA